A window of the Odocoileus virginianus isolate 20LAN1187 ecotype Illinois chromosome 20, Ovbor_1.2, whole genome shotgun sequence genome harbors these coding sequences:
- the ATXN1L gene encoding ataxin-1-like, with the protein MKPVHERSQECLPPKKRDLPVTSEDMGRTTSCSTNHTPSSDASEWSRGVVVAGQSQAGARVSLGGDGAEAITGLTVDQYGMLYKVAVPPATFSPTGLPSVVNMSPLPPTFNVASSLIQHPGIHYPPIHYAQLPSTSLQFIGSPYSLPYAVPPNFLPSPLLSPSANLATSHLPHFVPYASLLAEGATPPPQASSPAHSFSKAPSASSPPGQLPHHSSTQPLDLAPGRMPIYYQMSRLPAGYTLHETAPAGDSPVLTPQEGQPALEAAAANGQRLRDRNLVRRESEALDSPSSKGEGQGLVPVVECVVDGQLFSGSQSARVEVAVPAHRGTPDTDLEVQRVVGALASQDYRAVAAQRKDEPSPLNLSHHNPDHQGGGRGPVRSTAEMAEKNQARGVSPHSHQEPLKHRPFPKAVVVANGNLVPAGTDPSLLPVGSEIVVASSLDIQARAAFPDKESTPPPVTSSHLPSHFMKGAIIQLATGELKRVEDLQTQDFVRSAEVSGGLKIDSSTVVDIQESQWPGFVMLHFVVGEQQSKVSIEVPPEHPFFVYGQGWSSCSPGRTAQLFSLPCHRLQVGDVCISISLQSLNSNSVSQSSCAPPGQLGPPRERPERTVLGPREQCDSDGKSQPSGEGSRLVEPSQPEPGAQACWPAPSFQRYSAQGEEARAALLRPSFIPQEVKLSIEGRSNAGK; encoded by the coding sequence ATGAAACCTGTTCATGAGAGGAGTCAGGAATGCCTTCCACCAAAGAAACGAGACCTCCCCGTGACCAGCGAGGATATGGGGAGAACCACCAGCTGCTCAACTAACCACACACCCTCCAGTGATGCTTCTGAATGGTCCCGAGGGGTTGTGGTGGCCGGGCAGAGCCAGGCAGGAGCCAGAGTCAGCCTGGGGGGTGACGGAGCCGAGGCCATCACTGGCCTGACGGTGGACCAGTATGGCATGCTGTATAAGGTGGCTGTGCCACCTGCTACCTTCTCCCCAACTGGCCTCCCATCTGTGGTGAACATGAGCCCCTTGCCCCCCACATTTAATGTAGCGTCTTCTCTGATTCAACATCCAGGAATCCACTATCCCCCAATCCACTATGCTCAGCTCCCGTCCACCTCTCTGCAGTTCATCGGGTCTCCGTACAGCCTTCCTTATGCCGTGCCACCTAATTTCCTCCCGAgtcccctcctttctccttctgccaaCCTTGCCACCTCTCACCTTCCACACTTTGTGCCATATGCCTCACTCCTGGCAGAAGGAGCCACTCCTCCCCCGCAGGCTTCATCCCCAGCCCATTCGTTCAGCAAAGCCCCCTCTGCCAGCTCCCCGCCTGGGCAGTTGCCACATCACTCAAGTACTCAGCCACTGGACCTTGCTCCAGGCCGGATGCCCATTTATTATCAGATGTCCAGGCTCCCTGCTGGGTACACCTTGCATGAAACCGCCCCTGCAGGTGACAGCCCAGTTCTTACTCCTCAGGAGGGCCAGCCTGCTCTGGAAGCAGCCGCTGCCAATGGACAGAGACTGCGAGATAGGAATTTAGTGAGACGGGAAAGCGAAGCCCTTGACTCCCCCAGCAGCAAGGGCGAGGGCCAGGGACTGGTGCCAGTGGTCGAATGTGTGGTGGATGGACAATTGTTTTCAGGTTCTCAGTCTGCACGGGTGGAGGTGGCAGTGCCAGCACACCGAGGGACCCCGGACACTGACCTCGAGGTCCAGCGGGTGGTGGGTGCTTTAGCTTCTCAGGACTACCGGGCAGTGGCAGCTCAGAGGAAGGACGAGCCCAGCCCCCTCAACCTGTCCCACCATAACCCCGACCACCAAGGTGGGGGTCGAGGGCCAGTCAGGAGCACTGCCGAGATGGCTGAGAAAAACCAGGCCCGAGGGGTCTCCCCTCACTCCCATCAGGAACCCCTGAAGCATAGACCTTTCCCCAAAGCAGTGGTTGTAGCCAACGGCAACCTGGTGCCCGCTGGAACTGACCCAAGCCTGCTGCCTGTGGGTTCGGAGATCGTGGTGGCATCAAGTTTGGACATACAGGCCAGAGCCGCCTTCCCAGACAAGGAGTCAACACCACCCCCTGTGACTTCTTCCCATTTGCCCTCCCATTTCATGAAGGGTGCCATCATCCAGCTGGCTACGGGGGAGCTGAAGCGGGTGGAGGACCTCCAGACGCAGGATTTTGTGCGCAGTGCCGAAGTGAGCGGGGGGCTGAAGATTGACTCAAGCACAGTTGTGGACATTCAGGAGAGCCAGTGGCCTGGATTTGTCATGCTGCACTTTGTGGTGGGTGAGCAGCAGAGCAAAGTGAGCATCGAGGTGCCCCCCGAGCACCCTTTCTTCGTCTATGGCCAGGGCTGGTCCTCCTGCAGCCCCGGGCGGACTGCACAactcttctctctgccctgccATCGGCTTCAGGTGGGAGATGTCTGCATCTCTATCAGTTTACAGAGCTTGAACAGTaactcagtctctcagtccagCTGTGCTCCCCCAGGCCAGCTGGGTCCTCCCCGAGAAAGACCTGAGAGGACAGTCCTGGGACCCCGAGAGCAATGTGACAGTGATGGGAAAAGCCAGCCGTCAGGCGAGGGCTCCCGGTTGGTAGAGCCCTCACAGCCGGAGCCTGGTGCTCAGGCCTGCTGGCCTGCCCCGAGCTTCCAAAGATACAGCGCGCAAGGGGAGGAGGCGCGGGCTGCACTGCTTCGTCCCTCTTTCATTCCGCAGGAGGTGAAGCTGTCCATCGAAGGGCGCTCTAATGCGGGGAAATGA